One genomic window of Fusarium keratoplasticum isolate Fu6.1 chromosome 3, whole genome shotgun sequence includes the following:
- a CDS encoding Methyltranfer-dom domain-containing protein, translating into MESNEIYDQVNRRYGSITKSSTGQYEQTVAKAFGYTEEELAGIPEGANLGLSCGNPIALARLREGETVVDLGSGAGFDLFTAAKRVGPTGKAIGVDMNKNMVDKANANKAHTNASNVQFIESVITSIPLPDNTADCIISNCVINLVPAAEKQLAFNEMFRLLNPGGRVAISDILARKEFTEEMKKSIALYVGCIAGASQVSDYEAFLKNAGFNDVLIVDSKNDLNVYCTAAEAKTSCCGINTVEEEEEAPSCCSSKTKENCCKPEEKESCCGADSSTCACQNQPSSMASEAETLAARLGITDFNEWAGSFQVYAVKPAAN; encoded by the exons ATGGAGTCTAACGAGATATATGACCAAGTTAATAGGCGATACGGCTCAATCACGAAGAGCAGCACCGGACAGTATGAGCAAACCGTTGCGAAAGCGTTTGGGTACACAGAAGAAGAGCTCGCTGGCATCCCCGAGGGTGCGAACCTGGGCTTGAGCTGTGGCAACCCAATTGCACTCGCAAGGCTGAGAGAG GGCGAAAccgttgttgatcttgggtCTGGCGCTGGCTTCGATCTCTTCACGGCTGCAAAGAGAGTCGGTCCTACAGGCAAGGCCATCGGAGTGGACATGAACAAG AATAtggtcgacaaggccaatgcCAACAAAGCTCACACCAATGCCTCGAACGTTCAGTTCATCGAAAGCGTCATCACCTCTATCCCGCTACCCGACAACACTGCCGACTGTATCATCAGCAATTGTGTCATCAACCTTGTCCCTGCGGCGGAGAAACAGCTTGCATTCAACGAGATGTTCCGACTGCTCAATCCCGGCGGGCGGGTTGCCATCAGCGACATACTGGCGCGCAAGGAGTTTaccgaggagatgaagaagagcattGCTCTATACGTCGGATGCATCGCTGGAGCTAGCCAGGTCAGCGATTATGAGGCCTTTCTCAAGAATGCAGGTTTTAACG ATGTTCTCATCGTGGACAGCAAGAATGACTTGAATGTGTACTGtaccgccgccgaggccaagacatCGTGTTGTGGGATAAACACTgtcgaagaggaagaggaggcacCATCTTGCTGCAGTTCAAAGACGAAAGAGAATTGCTGCAAGCCGGAGGAAAAGGAGTCATGCTGCGGAGCTGACTCGTCCACGTGTGCTTGCCAGAACCAGCCGAGTTCGATGGCAAGTGAAGCCGAGACACTGGCTGCTCGACTAGGGATCACAGACTTTAACGAATGGGCAG GCTCCTTCCAGGTGTATGCTGTCAAACCCGCGGCGAACTGA
- a CDS encoding Oxidoreductase — translation MNITKSLLRLGARPRLNLAFQPVNCICSSKMASTDAATPWHAAYPPPLNKAPAAMTRQAALEMMKDSKNIAGKNYVLIDLRRTDHEGGTIRGSINLPAQSLYPTIPTLYSLFKSAGVQKIIWYCSSSRGRGSRAAGWFKDHLDEQGDSDMESVILFEGIAGWAKAGGEFVEWMDEYDATVWDSK, via the exons ATGAACATCACAAAATCTCTCCTAAGGTTGGGCGCCCGTCCTCGCCTAAATCTCGCATTCCAACCGGTCAACTGCATCTGCTCATCCAAGATGGCCTCTACTGATGCCGCCACGCCCTGGCATGCTGCCTACCCTCCTCCACTCAACAAGGCCCCTGCGGCCATGACACGTCAGGCAGCattggagatgatgaaggacaGCAAGAATATCGCTGGCAAGAATTATGTCCTCATCGATCTCCGCCGGACAGACCACGAG GGCGGCACCATTCGCGGATCCATCAATCTGCCGGCACAGAGCCTCTACCCGACCATACCGACGCTGTACAGCCTGTTTAAATCGGCGGGAGTCCAAAAAATCATCTGGTACTGCT CATCCTCTCGCGGCCGGGGCTCGCGAGCAGCTGGATGGTTCAAGGACCATCTCGACGAGCAAGGCGACAGCGATATGGAGAGCGTGATCCTATTCGAAGGCATTGCCGGCTGGGCCAAAGCCGGTGGCGAGTTCGTggagtggatggatgagtaCGACGCGACTGTTTGGGATAGCAAGTAG
- a CDS encoding FMN-red domain-containing protein, with protein sequence MSLLRHTLRVRTFTGNLHASAPFHGLLVHRYFSGSISAKQTQNLGLVMNGHGDLNNSHAGRAAIRLAADPAYSYQSLAIGSDEDDVGIREQYRPFLFNGSPSTDDWISELELSTAIKMVQSEILDRGLDRLRILVLYGSLRSRSYSRLLAYEAARILFRLGCDVRVFDPAGLPQKDDVQHCHPKVQELRELSKWSDGHVWISPEQHGNLTGIFKQQIDWIPLSSGSVRPTQGRTLAIAQVSGGSQSFNAVNSLRILGRWMRMFAIPNQSSVPKAYTQFTSEPEGSRMLASSNRDRLVDCMEELVKYTMVMRPHFDLFGDRFSEREERRAKETQGEVGK encoded by the exons ATGAGCCTTCTCCGCCACACCCTCCGAGTTCGCACTTTCACAGGCAACCTCCACGCAAGCGCGCCTTTCCACGGGCTTCTTGTTCATCGATATTTCTCTGGTAGCATCTCAGCAAAGCAGACCCAGAACCTCGGCCTCGTGATGAACGGACACGGAGATTTGAACAACTCCCACGCTGGGAGGGCAGCAATTAGGCTTGCTGCCGATCCCGCCTACAGCTATCAGTCCCTCGCCATTGGCTCcgacgaagatgacgtcGGAATCCGAGAGCAATATCgcccttttctttttaacGGCAGTCCTTCCACCGATGACTGGATCTCGGAATTGGAGCTGAGCACAGCGATCAAGATGGTGCAGTCCGAGATCTTGGACAGAGGGCTCGATCGCCTCCGCATTCTGGTTCTGTACGGTAGTCTCAGAAGTCG ATCATATTCCCGTCTGCTGGCCTACGAAGCCGCGCGCATTCTTTTCCGCCTCGGCTGTGATGTCCGAGTCTTCGACCCTGCTGGTCTGCCCCAGAAGGACGACGTCCAACACTGCCATCCTAAAGTACAAGAACTGCGGGAATTGAGCAAGTGGAGCGACGGGCATGTATGGATCAGCCCTGAGCAGCATGGCAACTTG ACGGGCATCTTCAAGCAGCAGATTGACTGGATTCCATTATCCTCCGGCTCAGTGCGTCCTACTCAAGGAAGAACCCTGGCCATTGCCCAAGTCAGCGGAGGATCACAGTCTTTCAACGCTGTCAACTCGCTTCGGATACTAGGACGGTGGATGCGCATGTTTGCCATTCCCAACCAGAGCTCGGTGCCAAAGGCATACACGCAGTTCACATCTGAGCCTGAGGGCAGCCGTATGCTTGCCAGCTCAAACCGCGACCGCCTTGTTGATTGCATGGAAGAGCTTGTGAAGTATACCATGGTCATGAGACCCCACTTTGACTTGTTTGGGGATCGATTCAGTGAGCGCGAGGAGCGCAGAGCCAAGGAGACACAAGGGGAAGTGGGAAAGTAG